Proteins from one Rhinopithecus roxellana isolate Shanxi Qingling chromosome 18, ASM756505v1, whole genome shotgun sequence genomic window:
- the UTP14C gene encoding U3 small nucleolar RNA-associated protein 14 homolog C isoform X2 produces the protein MRGTVMERESIKNFWKQSVPLMERIGSGEKLVLADLLEPVKTSSSLATVKRQLNRVKSKKVVELPLNKEKIEQIHREVAFGKTSRVLSKWDPIVLKNQQAEQLAFPLGKEQPAIAPIEHALSGWKARTPLEQEIFNLLHKNKRPVTDPLLTPMEKASLRAMSLEEAKMHRAELQRARALQSYYEAKARREKKIKSKKYHKVVKKGKARKASKELEQLQKVNPTVALEELEKFENARMMERMSLKHQNSGKWAKSKAIMAKYDLEARQAMQEQLAKNKELTQKLQVASEIEEEKGCTEEVEELLVPHVVNEVQMNVDGPNPWMLRNCTSDIREAATQEDPEQLPEPATHEVSESEGEERPVAEEEILLRDFEERRSLRKRSELNQDAEPAGIQERKDSSSQEVLSELRALSQKLKENHQSRKQKASSEGTVPQVQREEPAPEEEAPLLLQRPERVQTLEELEELGKEDCFQNKELPRPVLEGQQSERTPNNRPDAPKEKKEKEQLIDLQNLLTTQSPSVRSLAVPTTIEELEEDEERDQRQMIKEAFAGDDVIRNFLKEKREAVEASKPKDVDLTLPGWGEWGGVGLKPSTKKRRQFLKAPEGPPRKDKNLPNVIISEKRNIHAAAHQVQVLPYPFTHHRQFERTIQTPVGSTWNTQRAFQKLTTPKVVTKPGHIIKPIKAEDVGHQSSSRSDLSVIQWNPKRITTRHNKELKKNSVG, from the exons ATGAGGGGGACAGTGATGGAGAGAGAAAGCATCAAAAACTTCTGGAAGCAATCAGTTCCCTTGATGGAAAGAATAG GATCAGGAGAAAAGCTGGTCCTTGCAGATCTGCTTGAGCCTGTTAAAACTTCTTCTTCTTTGGCCACTGTGAAAAGGCAACTGAATAGAGTCAAATCAAAGAAGGTGGTGGAGTTACCTCTTAACAAAGAAAAGATTGAACAGATCCACAGAGAAGTAGCATTTGGTAAAACCTCACGAGTCCTCTCTAAATGGGACCCTATCGTCCTGAAGAACCAGCAGGCAGAGCAGCTGGCTTTTCCCCTGGGGAAGGAGCAGCCAGCCATTGCTCCCATTGAACATGCACTCAGTGGCTGGAAGGCAAGAACTCCCCTGGAGCAGGAAATTTTTAACCTCCTCCATAAGAACAAGCGGCCAGTAACAGACCCTTTACTGACTCCCATGGAAAAGGCCTCTCTCCGAGCCATGAGCCTGGAAGAGGCAAAGATGCACCGAGCAGAGCTTCAGAGGGCTCGGGCCCTGCAATCCTACTATGAGGCCAAGGCTcgaagagagaagaaaatcaaaagtaaaaagtATCACAAAGTCGTGAAGAAAGGTAAAGCCAGGAAAGCCTCAAAAGAGTTGGAGCAACTGCAGAAGGTTAATCCAACTGTGGCATTGGAAGAActggaaaaatttgaaaatgccaGAATGATGGAAAGAATGAGCCTTAAGCACCAAAACAGTGGGAAATGGGCCAAGTCAAAGGCAATTATGGCAAAATATGACCTGGAGGCTCGCCAAGCTATGCAGGAACAGTTGGCCAAGAACAAAGAACTGACCCAGAAACTCCAGGTAGCCTCTGAGATTGAGGAAGAGAAGGGATGCACAGAAGAAGTGGAAGAACTCCTTGTCCCCCATGTTGTGAATGAAGTGCAGATGAATGTGGACGGACCGAATCCCTGGATGCTCAGAAACTGCACCAGTGACATCAGAGAGGCTGCAACACAGGAGGACCCTGAGCAACTGCCAGAGCCTGCGACTCATGAGGTttctgaaagtgagggagaagaaAGACCAGTGGCAGAGGAAGAAATTTTGTTGAGAGACTTTGAGGAGAGGCGATCCCTTAGAAAAAGATCAGAGCTCAACCAGGATGCTGAGCCAGCAGgcattcaagaaagaaaagattctaGCAGCCAGGAGGTGCTGTCTGAATTGAGGGCACTATCTCAGAAATTGAAGGAAAACCATCAGTCCAGGAAGCAAAAAGCAAGTTCAGAAGGGACTGTTCCCCAGGTCCAGAGAGAGGAACCTGCCCCAGAAGAAGAGGCGCCCCTGTTGCTACAGAGGCCAGAGAGAGTACAAACTCTGGAAGAGCTAGAAGAGCTGGGAAAAGAagattgttttcaaaataaggaGCTTCCCAGACCTGTGTTAGAAGGGCAGCAGTCAGAGAGGACCCCAAATAATCGGCCTGATGCCcctaaggagaagaaagagaaggagcaaCTGATCGACCTACAGAACCTCCTAACCACACAGTCTCCTTCCGTGAGGTCTTTGGCAGTTCCCACAACAATAGAGGAGCTGGAAGAAGATGAGGAGAGAGACCAAAGGCAGATGATAAAGGAAGCTTTTGCTGGGGATGATGTCATCAGAAATTtcttgaaagagaagagagaagctgTGGAGGCGAGTAAGCCAAAGGACGTGGACCTGACACTACCTGGCTGGGGTGAGTGGGGTGGTGTGGGCCTAAAGCCTAGTACCAAGAAAAGACGCCAGTTTCTCAAAGCCCCTGAGGGTCCTCCAAGAAAAGATAAGAATTTGCCAAATGTGATTATCAGTGAGAAGCGCAACATCCACGCAGCAGCTCATCAGGTACAAGTGCTTCCGTATCCATTTACCCACCATCGGCAATTTGAAAGGACCATCCAGACCCCTGTAGGATCCACATGGAACACCCAGAGGGCTTTCCAAAAGCTGACTACTCCCAAGGTCGTCACCAAGCCAGGTCATATCATTAAGCCCATAAAAGCAGAGGATGTGGGCCACCAGTCTTCCTCAAGGTCAGACCTGTCTGTCATACAGTGGAATCCAAAACGAATCACCACACGTCACAATAAAGAGCTGAAGAAAAACTCTGTAGGTTGA
- the UTP14C gene encoding U3 small nucleolar RNA-associated protein 14 homolog C isoform X1, whose product MNVNRVAESLLALSQQEELVDLPKNCPLSENEDEGDSDGERKHQKLLEAISSLDGKNRWKLAERSEASLKVSEFNVSSEGSGEKLVLADLLEPVKTSSSLATVKRQLNRVKSKKVVELPLNKEKIEQIHREVAFGKTSRVLSKWDPIVLKNQQAEQLAFPLGKEQPAIAPIEHALSGWKARTPLEQEIFNLLHKNKRPVTDPLLTPMEKASLRAMSLEEAKMHRAELQRARALQSYYEAKARREKKIKSKKYHKVVKKGKARKASKELEQLQKVNPTVALEELEKFENARMMERMSLKHQNSGKWAKSKAIMAKYDLEARQAMQEQLAKNKELTQKLQVASEIEEEKGCTEEVEELLVPHVVNEVQMNVDGPNPWMLRNCTSDIREAATQEDPEQLPEPATHEVSESEGEERPVAEEEILLRDFEERRSLRKRSELNQDAEPAGIQERKDSSSQEVLSELRALSQKLKENHQSRKQKASSEGTVPQVQREEPAPEEEAPLLLQRPERVQTLEELEELGKEDCFQNKELPRPVLEGQQSERTPNNRPDAPKEKKEKEQLIDLQNLLTTQSPSVRSLAVPTTIEELEEDEERDQRQMIKEAFAGDDVIRNFLKEKREAVEASKPKDVDLTLPGWGEWGGVGLKPSTKKRRQFLKAPEGPPRKDKNLPNVIISEKRNIHAAAHQVQVLPYPFTHHRQFERTIQTPVGSTWNTQRAFQKLTTPKVVTKPGHIIKPIKAEDVGHQSSSRSDLSVIQWNPKRITTRHNKELKKNSVG is encoded by the coding sequence ATGAATGTGAACCGGGTTGCGGAGAGCCTTCTGGCTTTGAGCCAACAGGAAGAATTAGTGGATTTGCCAAAAAACTGCCCCTTGAGTGAGAATGAAGATGAGGGGGACAGTGATGGAGAGAGAAAGCATCAAAAACTTCTGGAAGCAATCAGTTCCCTTGATGGAAAGAATAGGTGGAAATTGGCTGAGAGGTCTGAGGCTAGTCTGAAAGTGTCAGAGTTCAATGTCAGTTCTGAAGGATCAGGAGAAAAGCTGGTCCTTGCAGATCTGCTTGAGCCTGTTAAAACTTCTTCTTCTTTGGCCACTGTGAAAAGGCAACTGAATAGAGTCAAATCAAAGAAGGTGGTGGAGTTACCTCTTAACAAAGAAAAGATTGAACAGATCCACAGAGAAGTAGCATTTGGTAAAACCTCACGAGTCCTCTCTAAATGGGACCCTATCGTCCTGAAGAACCAGCAGGCAGAGCAGCTGGCTTTTCCCCTGGGGAAGGAGCAGCCAGCCATTGCTCCCATTGAACATGCACTCAGTGGCTGGAAGGCAAGAACTCCCCTGGAGCAGGAAATTTTTAACCTCCTCCATAAGAACAAGCGGCCAGTAACAGACCCTTTACTGACTCCCATGGAAAAGGCCTCTCTCCGAGCCATGAGCCTGGAAGAGGCAAAGATGCACCGAGCAGAGCTTCAGAGGGCTCGGGCCCTGCAATCCTACTATGAGGCCAAGGCTcgaagagagaagaaaatcaaaagtaaaaagtATCACAAAGTCGTGAAGAAAGGTAAAGCCAGGAAAGCCTCAAAAGAGTTGGAGCAACTGCAGAAGGTTAATCCAACTGTGGCATTGGAAGAActggaaaaatttgaaaatgccaGAATGATGGAAAGAATGAGCCTTAAGCACCAAAACAGTGGGAAATGGGCCAAGTCAAAGGCAATTATGGCAAAATATGACCTGGAGGCTCGCCAAGCTATGCAGGAACAGTTGGCCAAGAACAAAGAACTGACCCAGAAACTCCAGGTAGCCTCTGAGATTGAGGAAGAGAAGGGATGCACAGAAGAAGTGGAAGAACTCCTTGTCCCCCATGTTGTGAATGAAGTGCAGATGAATGTGGACGGACCGAATCCCTGGATGCTCAGAAACTGCACCAGTGACATCAGAGAGGCTGCAACACAGGAGGACCCTGAGCAACTGCCAGAGCCTGCGACTCATGAGGTttctgaaagtgagggagaagaaAGACCAGTGGCAGAGGAAGAAATTTTGTTGAGAGACTTTGAGGAGAGGCGATCCCTTAGAAAAAGATCAGAGCTCAACCAGGATGCTGAGCCAGCAGgcattcaagaaagaaaagattctaGCAGCCAGGAGGTGCTGTCTGAATTGAGGGCACTATCTCAGAAATTGAAGGAAAACCATCAGTCCAGGAAGCAAAAAGCAAGTTCAGAAGGGACTGTTCCCCAGGTCCAGAGAGAGGAACCTGCCCCAGAAGAAGAGGCGCCCCTGTTGCTACAGAGGCCAGAGAGAGTACAAACTCTGGAAGAGCTAGAAGAGCTGGGAAAAGAagattgttttcaaaataaggaGCTTCCCAGACCTGTGTTAGAAGGGCAGCAGTCAGAGAGGACCCCAAATAATCGGCCTGATGCCcctaaggagaagaaagagaaggagcaaCTGATCGACCTACAGAACCTCCTAACCACACAGTCTCCTTCCGTGAGGTCTTTGGCAGTTCCCACAACAATAGAGGAGCTGGAAGAAGATGAGGAGAGAGACCAAAGGCAGATGATAAAGGAAGCTTTTGCTGGGGATGATGTCATCAGAAATTtcttgaaagagaagagagaagctgTGGAGGCGAGTAAGCCAAAGGACGTGGACCTGACACTACCTGGCTGGGGTGAGTGGGGTGGTGTGGGCCTAAAGCCTAGTACCAAGAAAAGACGCCAGTTTCTCAAAGCCCCTGAGGGTCCTCCAAGAAAAGATAAGAATTTGCCAAATGTGATTATCAGTGAGAAGCGCAACATCCACGCAGCAGCTCATCAGGTACAAGTGCTTCCGTATCCATTTACCCACCATCGGCAATTTGAAAGGACCATCCAGACCCCTGTAGGATCCACATGGAACACCCAGAGGGCTTTCCAAAAGCTGACTACTCCCAAGGTCGTCACCAAGCCAGGTCATATCATTAAGCCCATAAAAGCAGAGGATGTGGGCCACCAGTCTTCCTCAAGGTCAGACCTGTCTGTCATACAGTGGAATCCAAAACGAATCACCACACGTCACAATAAAGAGCTGAAGAAAAACTCTGTAGGTTGA